One part of the Polyangium spumosum genome encodes these proteins:
- a CDS encoding tetratricopeptide repeat protein, which translates to MSTRRLAGIVLASWLAGCGPSLGDAYERSFAAGQRAYHAGRYEEAAKSYEEAARAAERVKDRDEALFLVARMHERRGAHAEAKATLRRLAETSPDGPRAGRAAFELADLEIEHGDVERGYTMLFDATAKHTKHGLARRAVKRLVEHEHERGGDEAVLAWAKGPARALRNTDLEENVDYEVAHALDRLGRHAEARDAFISIARAHPYPFGTLTDDALWHASLMEEKLGRHEAAITHLRALLAARESAHLTGSYERPRYSPAQMRIAELYRDKLHDHAAARRELRKLSTDHPTSTLRDDALWAEARLARDDGDEDEACDLAERLRKDFFDSRYARCAHLVCDEIRPAPNEKPCAGYIEREIERGASGDGD; encoded by the coding sequence GTGAGCACGAGGCGCCTCGCCGGCATCGTCCTCGCGTCCTGGCTCGCGGGCTGCGGGCCGAGCCTCGGCGACGCGTACGAGCGCTCGTTCGCCGCAGGGCAGAGGGCCTACCACGCGGGGCGCTACGAGGAGGCCGCGAAGAGCTACGAGGAGGCCGCGCGCGCGGCCGAGCGCGTGAAGGACCGCGACGAGGCCCTCTTCCTCGTGGCGCGTATGCACGAGCGGCGCGGGGCGCACGCCGAGGCGAAGGCGACCTTGCGGCGGCTCGCCGAGACCTCGCCCGACGGACCTCGCGCGGGGCGCGCCGCGTTCGAGCTCGCCGACCTCGAGATCGAGCACGGCGACGTGGAGCGCGGCTACACGATGCTCTTCGACGCGACCGCGAAGCACACGAAACACGGCCTCGCGCGCAGGGCCGTGAAGCGGCTCGTCGAGCATGAACACGAGCGAGGCGGCGACGAGGCGGTGCTCGCGTGGGCGAAGGGGCCCGCGCGGGCCCTGCGGAACACGGACCTCGAAGAGAACGTCGACTACGAGGTGGCGCACGCGCTCGACCGCCTTGGCCGGCACGCGGAGGCCCGCGACGCGTTCATCTCGATCGCGCGCGCGCATCCGTACCCGTTCGGGACGCTGACGGACGACGCGCTCTGGCACGCCTCGCTGATGGAGGAGAAGCTCGGTCGGCACGAGGCGGCGATCACGCACCTGCGCGCGCTGCTCGCCGCGCGCGAGTCCGCGCACCTCACGGGCAGCTACGAGCGGCCGCGCTACTCGCCGGCGCAGATGCGGATCGCGGAGCTCTACCGGGACAAGCTGCACGATCACGCGGCCGCGCGCCGCGAGCTGCGCAAGCTCTCCACGGATCACCCGACGTCGACCTTGCGCGACGACGCGCTCTGGGCAGAGGCGCGCCTCGCGCGCGACGACGGCGACGAGGACGAGGCCTGCGACCTCGCCGAGCGTTTACGCAAGGACTTTTTCGACTCGCGATACGCGCGCTGCGCGCACCTCGTCTGCGACGAGATCAGGCCCGCGCCGAACGAGAAGCCGTGCGCGGGCTACATCGAGCGAGAGATCGAGCGAGGGGCGAGCGGCGACGGGGATTGA
- a CDS encoding FHA domain-containing protein produces the protein MTRKRLRGPLAAVICDVCGRENADNLTFCLDCGRRLRQGRGVPPTPPHGMERVERAAVAEPRASDDEPSSAPAIASNPAPSANPTSANPTSANPTSANPTSGSPASGSPTSGGSSSSPRPSQPRSRPEAPALQFTVSFGADAITTCPSCRSSNPPGYRFCVTCGASLGRPAAAPTEAAVVRRASEPEPDSVAAPPARLSPVPAAPAPAPRPVLPRSMPAPTPESAPVANPDDTGDKIIGAPVVGIATARTGPPRLVRCARCHGHSAEGMRFCKYCGAPLDEGEKAVRVEAEPSFAEPVSATPTRRDERLVSAFVAPSPASPSVTPGRLQTGRLVVIVEDGSEGKSFPLVDRQVDVGRTEGDILLSDDLYVSPRHARLLPQGGHWILRNLHSTNGVYRRIREPHALKDGDLLLLGLEVLQFETVNDAERGLGHATQHGTLLFGSPSTPRRARLCQRTVEGVTRDVYHLFRDETVIGREVGDIVFTADPFLSRRHAVLRRSPMSGEFTVMDLDSSNGTYVAIRSDVTLDNGDFLRIGQHLFRVDLS, from the coding sequence TTGACTCGAAAGCGCCTCCGCGGTCCTCTCGCGGCTGTGATCTGCGACGTCTGCGGTCGTGAAAACGCCGACAACCTGACGTTTTGCCTCGATTGTGGAAGGCGCCTCCGGCAAGGGCGCGGCGTGCCGCCCACGCCGCCCCACGGCATGGAGCGCGTCGAGCGCGCTGCCGTCGCCGAGCCCCGCGCCTCGGACGACGAGCCGAGCTCCGCTCCCGCGATCGCTTCGAACCCCGCTCCCTCGGCGAACCCGACGTCCGCGAACCCGACGTCCGCGAACCCGACGTCCGCGAACCCGACGTCGGGGAGCCCCGCGTCTGGCAGCCCCACGTCCGGCGGCTCGTCTTCGTCCCCGAGGCCCTCCCAGCCGCGCTCCCGCCCCGAAGCCCCCGCGCTTCAGTTCACCGTCTCCTTCGGCGCCGACGCGATCACGACGTGCCCGAGCTGCCGCTCGTCGAACCCGCCTGGGTATCGCTTCTGCGTGACGTGTGGCGCCTCGCTCGGTCGCCCCGCGGCGGCGCCGACCGAGGCCGCGGTGGTCCGTCGCGCGTCCGAGCCCGAGCCCGACTCGGTCGCCGCGCCGCCCGCGCGCCTCTCCCCCGTGCCTGCCGCGCCGGCCCCTGCGCCTCGGCCCGTCCTTCCTCGTTCGATGCCCGCGCCGACCCCGGAGAGCGCTCCGGTCGCGAACCCCGACGACACGGGTGACAAGATCATCGGCGCGCCCGTCGTGGGCATCGCGACGGCCCGGACCGGCCCTCCGCGCCTCGTCCGTTGCGCTCGGTGCCATGGCCACTCCGCCGAGGGCATGCGCTTCTGCAAGTACTGCGGCGCGCCGCTCGACGAGGGGGAGAAGGCCGTCCGCGTCGAAGCCGAGCCCTCGTTCGCCGAGCCCGTGTCGGCGACCCCCACCCGCCGGGACGAGCGCCTGGTGTCGGCCTTCGTGGCGCCTTCGCCCGCGAGCCCTTCGGTCACCCCGGGCCGCCTCCAGACGGGCCGGCTCGTCGTGATCGTGGAGGATGGCAGCGAAGGCAAGTCGTTTCCGCTCGTGGACCGGCAGGTCGACGTGGGCCGGACCGAGGGGGACATCCTCCTCTCGGACGATCTGTACGTCTCCCCGCGGCATGCGCGCCTGCTGCCCCAGGGTGGTCACTGGATCCTCCGGAACCTTCACTCCACGAACGGGGTCTACCGGCGTATCCGGGAACCGCACGCGCTGAAGGACGGCGACTTGCTCCTCCTGGGCCTCGAAGTGTTACAGTTCGAAACCGTGAACGACGCGGAGCGAGGGCTCGGGCATGCAACCCAGCACGGGACCCTTTTGTTCGGGTCTCCCTCGACGCCGCGGCGCGCGCGGCTCTGTCAGCGGACGGTCGAGGGCGTGACCCGCGACGTTTACCACTTGTTCCGGGATGAAACGGTGATCGGTCGAGAGGTGGGAGACATCGTTTTCACGGCCGACCCGTTCCTGTCGAGGCGGCACGCCGTGCTCCGCAGGAGCCCGATGAGCGGCGAGTTCACGGTCATGGATCTGGACTCGTCGAACGGCACCTACGTCGCGATCCGATCCGACGTGACCCTCGACAACGGCGATTTCCTCCGCATCGGCCAGCACCTGTTCCGGGTGGACCTCTCGTAG
- a CDS encoding Stp1/IreP family PP2C-type Ser/Thr phosphatase yields MSEQASRETQPDSNRSADSAQGVPSERKVEKPTPIKLRLFGRTDVGQVREHNEDNFIVADLTKASRGLMETDRNQLVGERGVLLGVCDGMGGAAAGEVASQLAVDIIFQKMISGEPPKDHDEIAARLVHAIESAGLRIFSEAKLDRTRRGMGTTSTVAALVDDHLFIGQVGDSRAYILRGDRLVQVTRDQSLVNQLIEAGQLTEEEAETFEHNNIILQALGTSDSVQVDLTFVELKRGDTLLLCSDGLSGMVRNEEIREVLRTVDDPLEICKTLTDRANQAGGHDNITVVVSKFEGEALPEPTEEDITGLRYRKYQLPEPMPPSSLSAPDPSRRVKELDQPKISVPLTPLPSSSSEGHRRESDSERREDASKDGEGPSSYGPRSHGSDDPIHIPTDGAPQWLIVMMIVSALACITIAGYYLLKP; encoded by the coding sequence ATGAGCGAACAAGCCTCCCGAGAGACGCAGCCCGACTCGAACCGCTCCGCGGACAGCGCCCAGGGTGTACCCAGCGAGCGCAAGGTGGAGAAGCCCACGCCGATCAAGCTCCGCTTGTTCGGTCGCACGGACGTCGGTCAGGTGCGCGAGCACAACGAGGACAACTTCATCGTCGCGGACCTGACGAAGGCGAGCCGCGGCTTGATGGAGACGGACCGAAACCAGCTCGTCGGCGAGCGCGGCGTGTTGCTCGGCGTCTGCGACGGCATGGGCGGCGCGGCGGCGGGCGAGGTCGCCAGCCAGCTCGCGGTCGACATCATCTTCCAGAAGATGATCTCGGGCGAGCCGCCGAAGGATCACGACGAGATCGCCGCGCGCCTCGTACACGCGATCGAGTCGGCGGGCCTGCGCATCTTCAGCGAGGCGAAGCTCGATCGCACGCGGCGCGGCATGGGCACGACGTCCACCGTGGCGGCGCTCGTCGACGATCACCTCTTCATCGGCCAGGTCGGCGACAGCCGCGCGTACATCCTGCGCGGCGACAGGCTCGTGCAGGTCACGCGTGATCAGTCGCTCGTGAACCAGCTCATCGAGGCCGGTCAGCTCACCGAGGAGGAGGCCGAGACCTTCGAGCACAACAACATCATCCTGCAGGCGCTCGGCACCTCGGACAGCGTGCAGGTGGACCTCACGTTCGTGGAGCTCAAGCGCGGCGACACGCTCCTGCTCTGCTCCGACGGGCTCTCGGGCATGGTGCGCAACGAGGAGATCCGCGAGGTCCTGCGCACGGTCGATGACCCGCTCGAGATCTGCAAGACGCTGACCGATCGGGCGAACCAGGCCGGCGGCCACGACAACATCACCGTCGTCGTGTCGAAGTTCGAGGGCGAGGCGCTGCCCGAGCCGACGGAAGAGGACATCACGGGGCTGCGCTACCGCAAGTACCAGCTCCCCGAGCCCATGCCGCCGAGCTCGCTCTCGGCCCCCGATCCGAGCCGCCGTGTCAAGGAGCTCGATCAGCCGAAGATCTCGGTGCCGCTCACGCCGCTGCCGTCCTCGTCCTCCGAGGGGCACCGCCGCGAGAGCGACTCCGAGCGGCGGGAAGACGCCTCGAAGGACGGAGAGGGTCCATCTTCGTACGGGCCGCGCTCGCACGGCTCCGACGATCCGATCCACATCCCGACCGACGGCGCGCCGCAGTGGCTCATCGTGATGATGATCGTGAGCGCGCTCGCGTGCATCACGATCGCCGGGTACTACCTGCTCAAACCCTAG
- a CDS encoding trypsin-like serine peptidase, with product MPSELPREAMDADGRVDVATAQRIVENAVAHATRGHDKSAQIVDAKVAEATRRGARLNALLTFGVVMTLVALVVAAIVVYRSQRAAAILTAEAGLDQGPVQAPVGTLPTKVLSGREIYEQNKGALFVLAYTQNRRISGCCSAFAIGKSLLVTNAHCVTSCGTRGGKPVVVQNESGGKVELEVIAQRAHPTYNTKSKRADTPDVALLRVKGTLPVAVTLASDTELRALGPGDDVYVLGFPGRVMDPVSPSATFLSGHLGRLMGFDEQATSADKATVILHDAITRGGNSGSPIFNQYGHVIGVHAAHVDDEEDISIAGQKTKIVQASPYRIGMRIDLVRGVPTP from the coding sequence ATGCCGAGCGAGCTGCCGCGCGAGGCGATGGACGCGGACGGACGGGTCGACGTCGCGACCGCGCAACGCATCGTCGAGAACGCGGTAGCGCACGCGACGAGGGGCCACGATAAGAGCGCGCAGATCGTCGACGCGAAGGTCGCGGAGGCGACGCGGCGAGGCGCGCGGCTGAACGCGCTGCTCACGTTCGGCGTGGTGATGACGCTCGTCGCGCTCGTGGTGGCGGCGATCGTCGTCTACCGCTCGCAGCGCGCCGCGGCGATCCTCACGGCCGAGGCGGGGCTCGACCAGGGCCCGGTGCAGGCGCCCGTGGGGACGTTGCCGACGAAGGTGCTCTCGGGGCGCGAGATCTACGAACAGAACAAGGGCGCGCTCTTCGTCCTCGCCTACACGCAGAACCGGCGCATCAGCGGCTGCTGCAGCGCCTTCGCGATCGGCAAGAGCCTGCTCGTGACCAACGCCCACTGCGTCACGTCGTGCGGGACCCGCGGCGGAAAGCCCGTGGTCGTGCAGAACGAGTCGGGCGGGAAGGTCGAGCTCGAGGTCATCGCGCAGCGCGCGCACCCGACGTACAACACGAAGTCGAAGCGCGCCGACACGCCCGACGTGGCGCTGCTCCGCGTGAAGGGCACGTTGCCCGTGGCCGTCACGCTGGCGAGCGACACGGAGCTGCGCGCGCTCGGGCCTGGCGACGACGTGTACGTGCTCGGATTCCCAGGGCGGGTGATGGATCCGGTGAGCCCGTCGGCGACGTTCTTGAGCGGGCACCTCGGCCGGCTGATGGGCTTCGACGAGCAGGCCACGTCGGCCGACAAGGCCACGGTGATCCTGCACGACGCGATCACGCGCGGCGGCAACAGCGGCAGCCCCATCTTCAACCAGTACGGGCACGTCATCGGCGTCCACGCGGCCCACGTGGACGACGAGGAAGACATCTCCATCGCCGGGCAGAAGACGAAGATCGTGCAAGCGTCTCCTTACCGCATCGGCATGCGGATCGACCTCGTGCGCGGGGTACCCACGCCGTGA
- a CDS encoding FHA domain-containing protein, which produces MNLRIVHVAGARAGAAQTFERDLVRLGRAPDNDVVFDANHDREASGYHAELRREGGAWFVVDLGSRNGTFANGQRIQRHALAAGTEVSFGAKGPRIRIELVPVAQRLAPQPMPQPAPPAGARVGQRTIAMMISQAVAVASGRNKQLGQTAQLNAIVEQKVTAATASQRRTAYALGGLLVVALGALGGLIFWSTRSQDEIQHLREELAQMPPEDPRRKEIEGRLGNLHPANASFGRNLYERSKKGIFMLASKGEGFCTAFAVRPSILATSAHCIREAKAKGSVVALENEGRGQARFDVIEMRTHPGYRPADQDSITPDVGVVTIRGRSAVVLELASKQELSAMGAGDDVYLIGFPGRLMDTTNPAATFLAAHIGRVTGASGRPAPYQESWLVQHDAATTRGSNGSPVWSGQGKVIAVNSGGYLEEGEEKIAGRKTEVVKASPYKFGMRIDLVEALLK; this is translated from the coding sequence GTGAACCTGCGCATCGTGCACGTCGCCGGGGCCAGGGCAGGTGCGGCGCAGACCTTCGAGCGTGACCTCGTGCGGCTCGGCCGCGCGCCGGACAACGACGTCGTCTTCGACGCGAACCACGACCGAGAGGCGAGCGGCTACCACGCGGAGCTGCGCCGCGAGGGCGGCGCGTGGTTCGTCGTGGATCTCGGCAGCCGCAACGGCACGTTCGCGAACGGGCAGCGGATCCAGAGGCACGCGCTCGCGGCGGGGACCGAGGTGAGCTTCGGCGCGAAAGGCCCGCGCATCCGGATCGAGCTCGTGCCCGTCGCGCAGCGGCTCGCGCCGCAGCCGATGCCGCAGCCTGCGCCTCCTGCGGGCGCGCGCGTCGGGCAGCGGACGATCGCGATGATGATCTCGCAGGCCGTGGCCGTGGCGAGCGGGCGGAACAAGCAGCTCGGGCAGACGGCGCAGCTCAACGCGATCGTCGAGCAGAAGGTCACGGCGGCGACCGCGTCGCAGCGGAGGACCGCGTACGCGCTCGGCGGGCTGCTCGTCGTCGCGCTCGGCGCGCTCGGCGGGCTCATCTTCTGGAGCACCCGCTCGCAGGACGAGATCCAGCACCTGCGCGAGGAGCTCGCGCAGATGCCGCCCGAGGATCCGCGCCGCAAGGAGATCGAGGGGCGGCTCGGCAACCTGCACCCGGCGAACGCGAGCTTCGGCAGAAACCTCTACGAACGGTCGAAGAAGGGCATCTTCATGCTCGCCTCGAAGGGGGAGGGCTTCTGCACCGCGTTCGCCGTCCGGCCCTCGATCCTCGCGACGAGCGCGCACTGCATCCGGGAGGCGAAGGCGAAGGGCTCGGTGGTCGCGCTGGAGAACGAGGGGCGCGGGCAAGCGCGCTTCGACGTGATCGAGATGCGCACGCACCCCGGCTATCGCCCGGCCGATCAGGACAGCATCACGCCCGACGTCGGGGTCGTGACCATCCGCGGCCGCTCGGCCGTCGTGCTGGAGCTCGCGTCGAAGCAGGAGCTCTCGGCGATGGGCGCGGGGGATGACGTCTACCTCATCGGCTTCCCCGGTCGCTTGATGGACACGACGAACCCCGCCGCGACCTTCCTCGCCGCGCACATCGGCCGCGTCACGGGCGCGTCCGGCCGGCCCGCGCCATACCAGGAGAGCTGGCTCGTGCAGCACGACGCCGCGACCACGCGCGGCTCGAACGGCAGCCCCGTGTGGAGCGGCCAGGGCAAGGTGATCGCGGTGAACTCGGGCGGCTACCTCGAAGAGGGCGAGGAGAAGATCGCGGGTCGAAAGACGGAGGTCGTGAAGGCCTCGCCGTACAAGTTCGGCATGCGGATCGATCTCGTCGAGGCGCTGCTCAAGTAG
- a CDS encoding ABC transporter permease translates to MLRLALRRLLLILPTLIGVSLVTFLFLSYVPDPTDDPSLPVTPSERARLRRERFLDLPTFINFGTRDVRARAGDAMHAIVEGDAEQKARGRAELARLGGAALPHVLPALDTLAVGPRAEVALALAPVGERMGLSGERLSDPARAVAFWTRFWDDRGIEFRRASVRSAVRRLARYGSASRAAELRDLDTFVLEDVLGALERPSDAASFERARALVDIAAHVTGREDRISPGDDYETALACVERWASFWMVYKNDFVTLDGPSRFAAIVLETRYGKWALGAVTRRLGVGIDGVPVLDGIFRRAPVTLTLVFGAIALAYAAAVPIGLLGAASRGRRRDGITAAIVLVLYAIPTAFFAILAARASVGGGLFLPTVVLALGLVAAPARQARVGLASAFEQDHVRASLARGASRARALFVHALPSALLPVVTLATLEAPMALGGAFVVERVFALEGLGAATIVAVQSRDTSWLMAVSIFTAATATLGVILTDLVYTRLDPRLAQSILRQRSRA, encoded by the coding sequence ATGCTCAGGCTCGCGCTCCGACGGTTGCTGCTCATCCTGCCCACGTTGATCGGGGTCTCGCTCGTCACGTTCCTGTTCCTCTCGTACGTCCCCGATCCGACGGACGATCCGTCGCTCCCCGTCACGCCGTCCGAGCGCGCGCGCCTCCGCCGCGAGCGCTTCCTCGATCTGCCGACGTTCATCAACTTCGGGACGCGCGACGTGCGCGCGCGGGCAGGCGACGCGATGCACGCGATCGTCGAGGGTGACGCCGAGCAGAAGGCCCGAGGGCGCGCCGAGCTCGCGCGGCTCGGCGGCGCGGCGTTGCCTCACGTCCTGCCCGCGCTCGACACGCTCGCGGTCGGGCCACGCGCCGAGGTCGCGCTCGCGCTCGCGCCGGTCGGCGAGCGTATGGGTTTGTCGGGCGAGAGGCTCTCGGATCCGGCGCGCGCGGTGGCCTTCTGGACCCGCTTCTGGGACGACCGCGGCATCGAGTTCCGGCGCGCCTCCGTGCGCAGCGCTGTCCGCAGGCTCGCGCGGTACGGCAGCGCCTCGCGCGCGGCCGAGCTCCGCGATCTCGACACCTTCGTGTTGGAGGACGTCCTCGGCGCGCTCGAGCGCCCGAGCGACGCCGCCTCGTTCGAGCGCGCCCGGGCCCTCGTCGACATCGCCGCCCACGTCACGGGCCGCGAAGATCGCATCTCGCCTGGCGACGACTACGAGACGGCGCTCGCCTGTGTCGAGCGATGGGCCTCGTTCTGGATGGTCTACAAGAACGACTTCGTGACGCTCGACGGCCCCTCGCGGTTCGCGGCCATCGTGCTCGAGACGCGGTACGGCAAGTGGGCGCTCGGCGCCGTCACGCGTCGGCTCGGCGTGGGCATCGACGGCGTGCCCGTCCTCGACGGCATCTTCCGGCGCGCGCCGGTCACGCTCACGCTCGTGTTCGGCGCGATCGCCCTGGCCTACGCGGCGGCCGTGCCGATCGGGCTCCTCGGAGCCGCGTCGCGCGGGCGACGTCGTGACGGGATCACGGCCGCCATCGTGCTCGTGCTGTACGCGATCCCCACCGCCTTCTTCGCGATCCTGGCCGCGCGCGCCTCCGTCGGAGGCGGCCTCTTCTTGCCCACGGTCGTCCTCGCCCTCGGCCTCGTCGCCGCGCCGGCGCGCCAGGCTCGCGTGGGCCTCGCGTCGGCGTTCGAGCAGGATCACGTGCGTGCTTCGCTCGCGCGGGGGGCGAGCCGCGCGCGCGCCCTCTTCGTGCATGCGCTCCCGAGCGCGCTCCTCCCGGTCGTCACGCTCGCCACGCTCGAGGCGCCGATGGCCCTCGGCGGCGCCTTCGTCGTCGAGCGCGTCTTCGCCCTAGAGGGCCTCGGCGCGGCCACGATCGTCGCCGTGCAATCGCGCGACACGAGCTGGCTCATGGCCGTCTCGATCTTCACGGCCGCGACGGCGACGCTCGGGGTCATCCTGACGGATCTCGTGTACACCCGGCTCGATCCTCGGCTCGCGCAGAGCATCCTGCGTCAGAGGTCGCGCGCATGA
- a CDS encoding ABC transporter permease, translating to MSHRSNVIRRVAQSRRAGLGAALLGLLVLVGVFAEILAAPAPLLAVGPRGVEILPAIVHVDRYEHLSADEVARSYDGAFTVWPLVRSGPAAPSAAGPFAPSSRAHPLGTDEKGRDLFARLVYGARTALGLSLVAVLVSAFLGVLLGGLSGIRGGTSRDILVRLVETVDTFPAILVVALVRAIEREPSALSLVLAVAFVRWAEVARLVHAETLRGASEDYALAARALGASRARIFLRHVLPNALGPVTVSSVFGVASIVLLEAAISFLEMGAPTSAASWGETLAEGARNPAALRLLVLPAFLLLVTVGGSYLVADALRDAMDPRAVGRRRNETYRSFGPPADEPRASG from the coding sequence ATGAGCCACCGCTCGAACGTGATCCGGCGCGTCGCGCAGAGCCGCCGCGCGGGCCTCGGCGCCGCGCTGCTCGGATTGCTCGTGCTCGTCGGTGTCTTCGCCGAGATCCTCGCGGCGCCCGCGCCGCTCCTCGCCGTCGGGCCACGTGGCGTCGAGATCCTCCCTGCGATCGTGCACGTCGATCGGTACGAGCACCTCTCCGCGGACGAGGTCGCGCGCTCGTACGACGGCGCCTTCACCGTCTGGCCGCTCGTGCGATCCGGCCCCGCGGCGCCGAGCGCGGCCGGCCCCTTCGCGCCCTCGTCCCGCGCGCATCCGCTCGGCACCGACGAGAAGGGCCGCGACCTCTTCGCGCGCCTCGTCTACGGCGCTCGCACCGCGCTCGGCCTCTCGCTCGTCGCGGTCCTCGTGAGCGCCTTCCTCGGCGTGCTCCTCGGCGGCCTCTCGGGCATCCGCGGCGGCACCTCGCGGGACATCCTCGTGCGGCTCGTCGAGACTGTCGATACGTTCCCGGCGATCCTCGTCGTCGCGCTCGTGCGTGCGATCGAGCGTGAGCCCTCGGCCCTCTCGCTCGTGCTCGCGGTGGCCTTCGTGCGCTGGGCGGAGGTCGCGCGCCTCGTGCATGCCGAGACCTTGCGTGGCGCGTCGGAGGACTACGCGCTCGCGGCGCGCGCGCTCGGCGCCTCGCGGGCGCGGATCTTCTTGCGTCACGTGCTCCCGAACGCGCTCGGCCCCGTCACCGTGAGCTCGGTGTTCGGCGTGGCCTCCATCGTGCTCCTCGAGGCGGCGATCTCGTTCCTCGAGATGGGCGCGCCGACGTCGGCGGCGTCGTGGGGCGAGACGCTCGCCGAAGGCGCGCGCAACCCTGCGGCGCTCCGCTTGCTGGTCCTGCCAGCCTTCCTGCTCCTCGTGACCGTGGGCGGCTCGTACCTCGTCGCCGATGCCTTGCGTGACGCGATGGATCCGCGCGCGGTCGGGAGGCGACGGAACGAAACGTATCGTTCGTTCGGGCCTCCCGCGGACGAGCCACGCGCCTCCGGATGA
- a CDS encoding PP2C family protein-serine/threonine phosphatase: MKLRSTLLLWIVLLIAAITVATAGSAAIVLERRAREELGEALERSARVFEAHRGARLRAHADKAHVVAEEPRVKAVVATEDVSPETVYGVAVELRKAVQSDLFLMTDGAGSLLADVADPKASGFDMSKDPIVSGALREGEASGLWTNEGKLYEVVARRLSFGTETVGVLVLGFALGDALAEEVRLQTGSVVAVTDGPAVVAHSKLEDGTDAPEEVLRMFTAPAAGEGGPYITTSRALGAGTGAARTVHLARSLDRALATSRELEARVALIALLALVAAAAVALVLSRRLSRPVDGLMALVSDVSKGNLDTQAATSGPTELRALGEAMNRMARELAESRKQMAAKERLEKELEISARIQTSILPRRLDVPGLEVAARMIPASEVGGDYYDVFPVEGGGVLAIGDVAGHGLQSGLVMLMVQSAIAALGREDPNAAPKDIVRVLNLVLYDNIRNRLRNDEHVTLTVMRYHRSGRVVFAGAHEDIVILRARTGKAEMIPTLGPWVGAMRDITRTVQDDELVLEDGDVMVLYTDGVTEARSASGEMYGMKRLTERIEALGAEPVEKIRDVILDDVAAFAEAQDDDVTLLVLRYRAIETAGAG, encoded by the coding sequence ATGAAGCTCAGGAGCACGTTGCTCCTCTGGATCGTGCTCCTCATCGCGGCGATCACGGTCGCCACGGCGGGGAGCGCGGCGATCGTGCTGGAGCGGCGCGCGCGGGAGGAGCTCGGCGAGGCGCTCGAGCGAAGCGCGCGGGTCTTCGAGGCGCACCGCGGAGCGCGGCTGCGCGCGCACGCGGACAAGGCGCACGTCGTGGCGGAGGAGCCGCGGGTCAAGGCCGTGGTGGCGACGGAGGACGTGTCGCCGGAGACGGTGTACGGCGTGGCCGTCGAGCTGCGCAAAGCGGTGCAGAGTGATCTGTTCCTGATGACGGACGGAGCGGGGAGCCTGCTCGCGGACGTGGCCGATCCGAAGGCGTCGGGCTTCGACATGTCGAAGGATCCGATCGTCTCGGGCGCGCTGCGCGAAGGCGAGGCGTCGGGGCTCTGGACGAACGAGGGCAAGCTCTACGAGGTGGTCGCGCGGCGGCTCTCGTTCGGGACCGAGACGGTCGGCGTGCTCGTGCTGGGCTTCGCGCTCGGAGACGCGCTCGCAGAAGAGGTGCGTCTGCAGACGGGGAGCGTGGTGGCAGTGACGGACGGCCCCGCGGTGGTGGCGCACTCGAAGCTCGAAGATGGAACGGACGCGCCGGAGGAGGTGCTCCGCATGTTCACGGCGCCGGCCGCGGGCGAGGGCGGGCCGTACATCACGACGTCGCGGGCGCTCGGCGCGGGCACGGGCGCGGCGCGAACGGTCCACCTCGCGCGCTCGCTCGATCGAGCGCTCGCGACGTCGCGCGAGCTCGAAGCACGCGTGGCGCTCATCGCGCTCCTGGCGCTCGTGGCGGCGGCGGCGGTGGCGCTCGTGCTCTCGCGCAGGCTGTCGCGGCCGGTCGACGGGCTGATGGCGCTCGTGTCCGACGTGTCGAAGGGAAACCTCGACACGCAGGCGGCGACGTCCGGGCCGACGGAGCTCCGCGCGCTCGGAGAGGCGATGAACCGGATGGCGCGTGAGCTCGCGGAGTCGCGCAAGCAGATGGCCGCGAAGGAGCGGCTCGAGAAGGAGCTCGAGATCAGCGCGCGCATCCAGACGTCGATCCTGCCGCGGCGCCTCGACGTGCCGGGGCTCGAGGTGGCGGCGCGGATGATCCCGGCGAGCGAGGTCGGCGGCGACTACTACGACGTCTTCCCGGTGGAGGGAGGCGGCGTGCTCGCGATCGGCGACGTGGCGGGGCACGGGCTGCAATCGGGGCTCGTGATGCTCATGGTGCAGAGCGCGATCGCGGCGCTCGGCCGGGAAGACCCGAACGCGGCGCCGAAGGACATCGTGCGGGTCCTGAACCTCGTGCTTTACGACAACATCCGGAACCGGTTGCGCAACGACGAGCACGTGACGCTGACGGTGATGCGGTATCATCGGAGCGGCCGCGTGGTGTTCGCCGGCGCGCACGAGGACATCGTGATCCTGCGGGCGAGGACCGGGAAGGCCGAGATGATCCCCACGCTCGGGCCCTGGGTCGGCGCGATGCGTGACATCACGCGGACCGTGCAAGATGACGAGCTCGTCCTGGAAGACGGCGACGTGATGGTGCTCTATACGGACGGCGTGACGGAGGCGCGGAGCGCGTCGGGCGAGATGTACGGGATGAAGCGGCTCACGGAGCGGATCGAAGCGCTCGGGGCCGAGCCGGTGGAGAAGATCCGCGACGTGATCCTCGACGACGTGGCGGCCTTCGCGGAGGCCCAGGACGACGACGTGACGCTGCTCGTGTTGCGTTACCGAGCGATCGAGACGGCCGGGGCGGGTTAG